DNA from Biomphalaria glabrata chromosome 14, xgBioGlab47.1, whole genome shotgun sequence:
aatttgcgCAGCTCCAAACGACAGTCTATAAAACTCTTAAACTAAAGTAAGCAAGTAGATTGCCCTCTCCCATGACATGAACGTCAAAAGAGTAAACCTGGAGCCTCAGAGCCTCTGGAGACTCAGAGCCCAAACGTAATTGAAGTTTGTGCTTCTTAGAAATAATACGGGCTTGTGATTAGTCTGAAGGTCAAACCTCACGCCGGCATTTTTATGACGAGTACAATGGCCAAGCCCTCTCTTTCAATAATCTAGCACTTATGTTCCCTTGACAGCAGCTTCCGACTCTTAACGGGATGCAAGACACCATTCATGCTCTGGCTAAGCATAGCGAAGATTCCTTTGTCGGAAACATCGGTCTGTAGGAAATATGGCAATGAAGAATCAGGCAAACGAAGAATGGGAAAAAGAAATGCCAtcagaaaggatttttttttccctgtggCAAATTCATATATTATATTCTTATACTCGTTAAGACAGATCATTAATTTGAGTGTCAGAAAAGCTTATAGTTttaggaaaaataaaaatagaaaacaaaatagaaagcATGTGCAATTATGGCAGTTAATTAATGATTAAAGACTTTTCCTGTCATTAAAACAACATCAgaaacaaagaaattattacCATTTTATTGTTCCTTCCAAATCATTAGCTCCTCTATATGACTTTAAGATTTGAACCAATTCCCAATTTGTCCTGAGCGGAAATTCCTGACCTGTCAAATTGATGAAATACTTCCATTTTCGAAACCTCCAGAGTTGCTGCATACAGACAAGTTCTGGCTCCAGTACAGTGTACGTTCCCCAATGAACTGCAAGGCGCTCAGGGGAGATAAAAACATTCTCAAAGCATTTGGCTATGGCCGACACAGCAATGAAGAACTTTTGGTCGGATTTCTTATCCACGTGAATGCAGTAGTAGTTCTGAGGCCTGTAAATGGCTCTGAGAAGCCTCTCCACCATCTCAATATCTTTGTAGATTATGAGTGAGTACGCGATTGGGAAGTCCTCCTCTTCTTGAGTCAACTTGCAAGTGACGTATCCTCGGGACTGTTTGAATCTCGGGCAGTCAGTGGTGAGATTAATGTAGTATTCGTTAGATAGCATTGTCCAGCTTGTTTGTTTGATTTGGTTTAGGGTGTGATTCATGAATGCTTTGTCGGCTGAGAAAAGTTTACTACACTGAATGTTCTTGAGATGAAAGATGCTGTCCATGGTGTCCTCTGGCAATCCTTGGCAGGTCTCAGCCTTGGTCAACCATCTTGATTCAAACGTTTTTGAAATCCCATTTATCAAAGAAGAGGAGGCGATGGCTTGCAACATTTCCAGAATTGACGCGTTTTTGGTTAGGTATGACCATTTTTGATCAAGGCTTGTGCTTGAATAAAAAGTATGCCATAAAATGTTTAGTAGAAATACTATCACAGCGATCgccaaaacaagaataaaaaacatCTTTTTCATTATAAAAACGAATTGCTCTTATTCTTCCAACTGTATAAGACGAAAGGGAATCTAGTCTTCTAGCGTACCTGCTGGAACTgagataaaacaaatatttataaattggAGATTTTGACGATGAATTTTAAACACAGTAATCTTCCCTATAATCCTATAAGTAAATAAAAGTAGAAggaaagagattttaaaaccTATAGGCGAACTAaacaatggatggctgcctggtcgtgcggcttgggcgctggactgtcgttcggatttatcgacggtcgagggttaaaaccctaggaagtaaactatcttcaactctgaaggaacatccgaaacatgtaaaacattttacattttacaatgcCAAAGACGCTCTAAAGGAAGAGCACGGTTGCTAAGTCATAAACAGTATTTTGTGCTAGAAGCCACAATGAAACTTTGAAGTTCGATCCTTTCAATTCTGAAATGtttattacaatcttttatacaccggatacaccgcTAGCCTAGTGGTAGTGCCGGCAGTTcaagcgataatatgaaaaagtactaattaattgttattttaaattatgttcaacttttttgcatagtaaatagattttttctcattacaaaaatttatttaacattttttttataaatgtagtatgacagaaattacataacttagcaataaaattgtaaaaaaaaaatatttttattaaaaatctaaaaccatttgcataaatttgtaaaaaaattgttaaattatcATCTCTCTTACTAAAAAGGCCTCcagtgtttattattattaatagtgaatagttgtaaaatggtgtatttttatgaaaaaactgattgcataattgatataaaaaagtagctgttgcatcagaactttgaatgatctaaaatatcatgatgtccgattatcattttctcttctagtttctgagatctaaacgggacaaacggacggacagacagacagatggacagacaggccacacaaaactaataacttcttttcccttttcgggggccgctaaaaatgtttcGACCAAGAACTAGTGAATAAAATGTTCACTAATCaactaacaaaacaaattttcacTAATAAACTTACGAAACATATTTTCACTAATCAACTcacgaaaaacatttttactaatcaactaacaaaacaaattttcacTAACCAACTAACGAAACAAATTTTCACTAATCAACTAACGAAACAAATTTTCGCTAATAaactaaagaaacaaatctTCACTAATAGCTGTGGACAATATTTTCACTAAGAGTAAATGAATGAAAATTTCGTGaattaatgaattaaatgtATAACAAAGATAAATCAAATACACATTTGAAATCATTCACTAACCActaatgatttattttataaacattgaaaTGTGAAATTTATATCAAAGAGCATTAAACAAACTGATCACATTTGTCATTGAGCTCAAAACTATTTGGAATGTCGACTGTTTGAGAGTCCAGGAATAAGACAGGGTAGGGAGGCAGAGACAATGGGAAAGAAATATGTCATTTCAATAAACCTAATCAGAAAGTCTATCTTCGCCCATTAGATAGTCtacacccctcccccccccaccccgacCAACTTTTTAACCCAATTCTCCCTCAACaagttcaaaaaaataaaaagtctgGACTTCATGATATTTATCTGAAAGCTTTATTGCTGTTATAGGTATCCAACAAAAACGATCTACATTGctgatagttttataatttttagcggcctccgaacgGGGAATAGcagttattagttttgtgtgaggTGTTTGTGCGACTATcacgtccgtccgtctgtctgtttgttcCATTTAGatatcaaaaactagaaaagattttgaaaatccTATATCGTGTTATTTTAGATTTTTCAAAGTTTTGCTGCAACGGTTTACTTTTATGAAGACgaaatgtttaataaaaaaaaaaataaaaaaaatgcaagtgttttttttttaataaaaatacaccaatttaactattcactataaataataataaaaaggggagaCTATATTAATGAATGTATGATCtttctgtatatttttaaaacacatgtgaacagttgtttttatttctaaaataatataaacaagattacaaagagatttttgttacacaaactcagaggcggcccccgtcgaagtcggatccctgtcggatctgcatattcgcaaataatattcaagaggtgatttaattttgatgtaaaatgttttacatgtttcggatgttccttcagagttgaagatgattacttcctagtccaaacctcccgcaggacgacgggggatgggaacgggcagggattgaaccctggaccatccataaatttgaacgacagtccagcgcgaaaaccgcacgaccaggcagccatccgatggtcaaaagtaataatgtttcaaagattcatttgccgtaaatttaaattgaaattaaataaaaaatagtagattagttttagtatatcaaaacattacaatattgatcaaaacgtttggaaatgaaaatctacactttttttttacactttaagtttagaaattgaaattctacatcttaatctagtctattttagtctaaactagatctagaaattctagatatagactctaaaataattttaattagaatacaaatccagatctagatataatgtaataaaaatctagatctagtttaaaaaatctagattagatctaaatcaagatatcattccttttttaaacgcgaatcacataacgaggcttaataaacattactataccgagttcttttttcatttcatttgaagaattaattccatataacgtcagaggaaaaaaaaagcactacgtcacacggcctagctagactaaaaatcgccttcatcgatacgagccatttatcgagtgttcattgactttggtgcaccgagtgcgttctttaagcatttcatttaaagaattcattccatatgacgtcaaagaaaaaaaaacagtacgtcacacggcctagctagaataaaaatcgccttcatcattacgagccatttatcgagtgttcatagacattggtgcaccgagtgcgttcttttagcagttcttataaagaattcattccatatgacgtgaaaggaaaaaaaacactacgtcacacggcttagttagactaaaatatgttttcattaatacaagcaatttttcgagggttaatagacattggtgcaccgagtgcgttcttttaacattacatttaaagagtccattcatatgacgtcaaagaaaaaaaattccattacctcacaataggctagtaccggtaccataaaaaaaatgtctttatttacacgagatatttaacgagggttcatagacattggtgcactgagttctaatagaatttatttaaaaaggatcaaagccgcattgtttttgagttttgtctgtcagtcggtctgtccgtcatcttgatataaaaaaaaaaaacaacaactaaaagttaataaaaattgattaacctttattctacgtttcaaaacatcgcaataatttttaggtatgaacacaattgaaaagtttatataatagattgttccggatgtttgtataaatagtaaaagaaaaagagagtttcagataaatgaaataccgttaattaaatttttttggatggactcgtataaaaattagatgtactacagccatgtggagagattttcataccttactttggtgtttggattcttttccttaaaaattggaacataatattaacgataattagattttttaatgttttaggtagaaatttaaatgtactgtaagagagtagtgagttaaaatatttttcataaaaatccgtaaaaacattatttcgtaaatgagaaagttatttgtttattaattagaagagggagttcaaacaattatttggcgttagtagatttttaaataaattcggaaatttctggcgacgatttgtaacaaacaaaatccggaactttctttatcgactacaaaacttctatgttatgttttagcaagaaaattaaatgtctaaaaagtaattttcagtaatcaattctagtaaattacttttttttaaagccctgaacaacctattgtcgatatttttaaaatttgtttaaagatgaaaatacggaacaatttgatattgataaccaaattatagtgacgcattgtcaaataatataagtgtaatatgagttaattatgcgatttcaaacaatcattaggcataattcatgttttataaaacaatatccggaacatttttacaattaatgaaatataagtcagtatagagattttgatttagcattaatatgctatttacataaaaaacggaacaacatattattgataatgtgtttttgcaacgtttaagcatgaaaattgaatgtaatataaattagaagagcaaacaaacatttgttggggttgattagttttgcacaaaaaaatccggaacaataaatttttagatacttaaaactattgtgatgttacgggaggaacattaaagtgtaaatcagattttcaatagcttttagagttctagtttttttaatctaatcgtgacggaccaacagacaaaacgcacaaaaataatcttcttttattcggatgggggcactaaagaaaaaataaataaaatcttatttttttaaaaaagtttaaggaattggtttagcacctagCCATATAGCGACGCTACGCTACTGCAcaaaaatcgctgcataaaaagtccattaaaaaaatgtgcgtgatatttacatacaaaatgcattattagcctttataaacaaacagaaatgttttcttttaatttgagcagctagttgaccagaaaaaaacatctttaactattatttatatttgttgtaaacatttcctgtacattttttaaatatatttgacttagtgatactgaaaatacacaacaattgttcatctttgttagcatattgtaacattgcctcccttacatttacgtaattgttttagaattgtatttttatgaaaaaatcgcttgcataattaattttataaattaaacggtttgcttttagaaaaccaaaagtagccgttgcacctaaacttttcaagccgcatttaatgatgaaataatatttttcatatctcttctagttttcgaaaTCTGAGTGGAACAGACGgaccgacagacagacggacattttgcacaaacctaatagcggctttttccccttacgggggccgctaaaaattgtattactaaATTGTTTTCTGTTATTCAAGCTACTTACATTATAAATAGcgtatttaattttgtttcaaaagagaaataataaaGCGTTTAGTTAAGTGCGAAATCCGGCTTTATATAGACGTAGAACTAGCCAGTCTATAGAATGCCGAAACTATAACATCTGATCAGCAAAACATTTCTCAGTCTCCTACTTCCTCTAGACATACTACAGAATGAATTAAGCTGCTTCAGACTAAATGTACAATGTTGATttgaagtatttttattaataatacaACTTTCTTGGAATAATATTTTAATCGCCAATAATTTGTTAGATTTGTATATAAGAAGAAACTAACACATATTTGAAAATAATGAGCAGCCCAAAAGGATTATAAATTACTTGATATTTTATTGCTATCGCCTGGAGAGTTTTACCCGCTCAATATGTACAGTGtttggtatttttttctttcatttctcaaaGAAGACTGCTTGACTTGAGTActgctattttaaaatttaaagaaatatttgattaTTTGAAAATTGAGACTGTACTCAGTATAGGCTAAAGAAATAAGAAACTACAAATGTACAAATGTTTtatagtaattgaacatcgaaaataagagcactctagtctcataattattattttgcaatttttagatacataatttagaaagatctaggtaattaatctatttaaatgtacatacgATGATTAAAAGCAAACGTAAATTATTTCGATGtaggattttcgaaacattatctcaatggaaactaacttgaaatggctttatttcatatatttgctgttctgtgattaatagccaaattaattaaaaatccGAAAAAgggtattgcattatttctaaactttgaaaactaaagatcattacttttctaagacaaaaaagattggggcgacttcccctagagcttgaaaaagagttacgtacataacaatctatatatatatataggtctgtgatctgatcattatcggataagaatttgtttccgttttccagtcttggtcaaatgtatatatatgtaaattgatttgattctgcagtgctaaaaattGCACATTAATTATtctgattctaaaaaaaaatacctagcTTATCAATACTTGCATTattttgtacaccagatacaccctaaaaactagctatttatagtttctaAGCCCTGTATGGAAATCTCCATTATAGCAATGGACGCGCTTCTTTTTAATTCTAACAGTGGATGAGAAACGCTAGTAGAGTGTAGTTTTCATACAGAGTCTGCAGTACGATCTCAACAGCCCTGTTATTGACTAACGTCAAAGTGGGAGATTAACAATGCTGTGCGGTGTGGATGTGTCTAAGATAAAAGGAAAGAGTGCTGTAGACAAATGTTCTGGATCAATATCTACCAAGATAAACTTGTGTACAATAAATCTTTGATTCCCATTATATATGATGCTAGTtctgtatgtgtatatatttaaGCAGAGGTGGCCTGAGAGGAGGGGCTGCTTAGTGGGGCAACAGCCCAAGACTAAATGTTTCTGAATCAATATTTACGTTGATTAAAGACCACTAAATCCAAATATTAGAGGTATAGAGACAAAGTCTTACAAGCGAAATCTTACATGTAGAATAATTACTATTTCAGCACGTAATAACGCCAGGCGGTCAATAGTTACATtacatgttacataggttagggttgaaaagaaaacacttaactttttataattactttacaaaacaactttgcttaagctttttttttttttttttttggaaattttcactttttttttgtagtgttaaaagatttCCATGTccgatctagatataatatataggtctgtgttctAAACTCTTTTGATTGTTGTGCCAACTAGGAGTAGTGTGAATGTAAAGCTCAGATTACAGCTTATTGAGATGGGCAACACCTGTATATaatattgcattttaaaattataggcTAGTGCATTGAATTACAAAATGACACTTAGAATTTTAGCTATGACATTGTTAAGTGTATCTTGAAAATCTCCAACAGTACTATAAATTATCTGCATaggttctattttatttttgttcaaaatcgGCTGTTGCATCAAACGTTTTTCTGCATGCACAATCGTCTGTTGTTTCATTTTCCCGCTTTTCCTCGAGGCAGCCAATCATCACACTGTCTTGATGAATGAGAAACTTATTGCTAAACTGATGTGAGTAGAAGAAAAATGGTTTGATGCGGACTTCTGGAATATATCAAATGCTCTTGTGAGGAATTTGAAGACTTAGAAAGCCAAGCTTGTGATTGTATGTGCCAGTTTATCGTTGTTTCTACTTTATTATGACTACATACAATAAaggatgtttgtaaaataatgtatgttcgaaatgtaattattttcattttttcagtCCTTGATAATTACATATattctaaaagaaaaatgtattttttctcCATTACGAGCTTTTAGACCAATGTTAGGAACTTCTTTAAACCATTAAAGTTTTATCTTTAAGGGAATCGCCCCAAAGATGGCTCCGAGAATCTCTGTTAATGGCAACATACACTTTAATAGCTAACTGAAGGGGTACGAGAGTTATTGAGAGATAAAACGGTAATGAAAATATGGTGCAAAAAATAAGCTCCAACATTGGCTCGAATCTGCGACTTGGGAACATTGATTACTTTATcagtcataattaattaatttcgatttatatagagagatagcACTAGTtaaagggagataagccttgtgaaGAGAATTAAGCCGTCGCCTAATATCTttgtaactaacaaaacataTCTATAAAACAATCTATTTTAATAAGCACCACATTAGCTCAGTGGTTACTCCACTCTCTCGAGGAGGCTTAAGACCTCACTCAAGTTAGAAATAAGTCAaactacttttttaaaaatttgcttttaaaaagccatAACGAAATTGTCCTCCTAGATACACCCTTCCACCCTACTAGACCACACAACTAACCAACCCGCAGCGCATTGAGCAAGTTAAAAGCATACAATTGTGCTAGACAAAATCAATTGTTAAACAATTTTTACAGTtgaacagatttattattgttggtctagaggactagatctattacagattAATTACAGGA
Protein-coding regions in this window:
- the LOC106071885 gene encoding beta-1,3-galactosyl-O-glycosyl-glycoprotein beta-1,6-N-acetylglucosaminyltransferase-like; protein product: MKKMFFILVLAIAVIVFLLNILWHTFYSSTSLDQKWSYLTKNASILEMLQAIASSSLINGISKTFESRWLTKAETCQGLPEDTMDSIFHLKNIQCSKLFSADKAFMNHTLNQIKQTSWTMLSNEYYINLTTDCPRFKQSRGYVTCKLTQEEEDFPIAYSLIIYKDIEMVERLLRAIYRPQNYYCIHVDKKSDQKFFIAVSAIAKCFENVFISPERLAVHWGTYTVLEPELVCMQQLWRFRKWKYFINLTGQEFPLRTNWELVQILKSYRGANDLEGTIKWEKKILSDGISFSHSSINHDRLPTDPPHNITAIKGAVHIAVNRDFVDYILHHQTAKDLLDWVKSTSVPDETFFSTLNHNPQLGIRGTYKGVPETDNDDSMIKPFLTRFKNWGGKPCAGHRVRAICILSTGDLPLLGRAKHMFANKFYLWEDPIAIGCLEEMIYNNTRDELSGVKVFNSTYYSQLGFVLNQVT